GTACGAGGTCTCGTAGATCTCGGTCTTGTAGCCGCGCTGCTCGGCCCACCGCAGGTACATCCGCTGGAGCTTCTCGGCGAAGTCCGCGGCGTCGACGCCGCCGGCCTCGGCTCGGATGTTCACCAGGGCCTCGCGGGAGTCGTACTCGCCGGAGAGGAGGGTGCGGACCTCCATCTCGTCCAGCGCCTTCTTCACGGCGGTGAGCTCGGACTCGGCCTCGGCGCGGGTGTCCGGGTCGTCCTCCTCCTCGGCCATCTCGAAGAGGACGCTGAGGTCGTCGATGCGACCGCGCAGGGCCTCGGCCTTGCGCACCTCGGCCTGGAGGTGGGACAGCTTGCTGGTGATCTTCTGCGCCTCATCGGGGTTGTCCCAGAGGGACGGCGCGGCCGCCTGCTCCTCGAGCACGGCGATGTCTGCCCTCAACTTCTCGAGGTCCAGAACGGCCTCGATCGACTCCATGGTCGAGGAGAGGGACTTGAGCTCTTCGGATACGTCGACGACTGCCACGCCCTCCAGCGTAACGGCTCCGCCCGGCGGCCATCGCCGGGCTGCCGGAGACGACGGCTCAGGGGGACTGCGGGGCCGAGTTCCTCGTGTCCTGGGGTGGCGCGCTGCCGTCGTCGCCCGATGTCGACAGCCAGGCGCCGACGCCGATCGCCGCCGCGAGGGCGACCGCGCCCGCTCCCAGGGCCACCCGGCGGCGCCGGGTGGCGGCGCGGTTGCGGGCCGATCCCGGGCGGGGGGCGCCCGCGGTGCGCGGGGCCCTGGCCGTGCCGTGGGCGCCGCCGGCCAGCTCGTCGGGGGCGGGGACGCGCATCGAGGTGTGGGTGTCGCGGTTGGAGTCGGCCGGCTTCGCGCCCGGCACCAGGGGGACCGCGCCCCGCCGCCGGACCCGCTCCCCGGCCGGCGCCGGTCCGGCGGGCTGCTCCTCCCGGTCGGCCTCCTCCGCGGACTCGGTGTCCGGCTCGTCCACCTCCAGCGGGGGCATGCCCGTCAGCATCGGCAGCAGCTCCCGCAGCCGGGCTCCGAGCTCCGAGGCCCGCAGCCGCGAGGCCGGGGCCTTGGCCAGGCACTGCACCAGCAGCTGCCACAGCTCGTCCGGGATGCCGGGCAGCGGGACGACCGTCTCCGTGACGTGCCGGCGCAGGACCGCGCCCGGGTGGCCGCCGCCGAAGGGGGTGAAGCCCGCCAGCAGCTCGTAGAGGACCGTGGCGAGCGCGTAGATGTCGACGGAGGCGCGCGGGGGCAGGCCCTCGACGATCTCCGGGGCGAGATAGTCCGGAGTGCCGATGATCTTCGTGGCCTTGGTCCGGCGCGGGGTGTCGATGAGCTTGGCCACGCCGAAGTCGGTCAGCAGCGCGCGGTGGGAGCCGCCCGGGCCGAGCGGGCCCTGCATGTCCAGCAGGACGTTCTCCGGCTTGACGTCCCGGTGCACCACACCCGCGGCGTGCGCGGCCGCCAGTCCGTCGGCGATGTCGGCCGCGATCGCGGCGGCCGCCTCGGGGGACAGGCGCCGGTCCCGGTCCAGCCGGGTGCGCAGGTCGGTGCCGCGGACGAGGTCCATGACGAGCGCCAGGTCGTTGCCGTCGACGACCAGGTCGCGCACCGACACCACGTGCGGGTGCTCCAGGCCGAGCAGGGCGGTTCGCTCCTGGACGAAGCGTCCGACGAGTTCCTGGTCCGACGCGAGGTCCTCGCGCAGCAGCTTGATGGCGACGGGACCTTCGGGGCCCTCGCCCAGCCACACCGTGCCGGCGCTGCCCCGCCCGAGGATCTGGTGGGCGGTGTACCGGCTGCCGATCTTCCGTGCCAAGGCTGCTCCTACCGACGCGTGTTGTCGCTAAAACTACGCGTCCGGAGCGGCAACCTTCACCGTGGAGGCCGAAATCACCCGCCAGGTGTCGACAAATCACCAACCCCGCAGGGCGCTTCCGGTCAGTTCGCGCCGCTCCCGCCGAGCTTCTCGAACCAGCCGGTCACGGTGCCGAACCAGTCGGTGAGCTGGTCCCAGTAGCCCTTGGTGGTGCCGATCCACTCCTGCAGCGGGCTCAGTTCCCAGATCAGCCAGCCGGCGACGAACAGGATGATGACGGTGAAGAGGCAGCCCTTCAGGCAGCCGAGCCCGGGGATCCGCATCGGGTTGGCGCTGCGCTGCCGCGGCTGCCGGGGCTCACGCTGGGGCCGCTGCGGCTGCTGGGGCTGGGCCGGGGGCGCCGGCGGGGCGTAGCGCTGCGGCGGCTGGGGCCGCTGCGGCTGCGGGGCGTACTGCTGGGGCTGCTGCTGCGGATGGCCGTAGCCGGGCCCGGGCGGGGGTGCCTGGCGGTGCGGCGGCTGCTGCTGCTGGGGCCGGGCCACCTGGCGCTGGGGGCGGCGGCGCAGCGGGTCCTGGCCGGGGTCGAGGTACTGGACCTGTGTCTGCTCGTTGCGGTCGCGGGCCGCGCGCAGCTGGTTCTGCCAGGGGTGCGGGTCCTCGGGGCCGCCCTGCTGCCCCTGCTGTCCGGGGTGGCCGGGCGAGCCCGGCGGGACGGGCGGCATGACGGCGGTCGGGTCGGCCGCGCCCCGGCTGGGCAGGACGGCGGTGGGGTCGGCGGCACCGGCCGGGCCGCCGGTGTGCGGCATGACGCTCGTCGCGGCGTTCGGGTCGAACGCGCCCGCGTTCTGCGGGAGGACCTGGGTGGGATCGGCCGCGCCCGGCATGTCCGGCACGGGTGCGGGCGCCGGGTCGGGCACCAGGAGCGCGCCGACGCCCTCGGCGGCGGCGATCTGCGCGGAGTTCGCGTGCACCCCGATGCCCTCGGCGACGACGCGCAGGCCGCGGGCGAGGTTCTCGGCGCTGGGCCGCTCGTCCGGGTTCTTGCGCAGGCAGCGCTCGATGATCGTCCACAGCGGGTCGGGGACGGTGGAGGGGCGGCGCGGTTCGGCGCTCAGGTGCTGGTGCAGCACTTCCAGGGCGGAGCCGCCGGCGAACGGCGGGCGGCCGGTGACCAGCTCGTACAGCAGGATGCCGGCGCCGTAGATGTCGACGGCGGAGGTCTGCGGGCGGCCTTCGGCGGACTCGGGCGCGACGTACGCGGGCGTGCCCACGAACTCCTGGGTGCGGGTGAGGCCCGGGGAATCGGCCAGACGGGCGATGCCGAAGTCGGTCAGCAGCGGGTGCATCCGCCCGTCGTACTGCTGGAGCAGGACGTTGGCCGGCTTGAGGTCGCGGTGGACGACGCCGTCGGCGTGGCTGGCGGCGAGCGCGTCGGCGATCTGGGCGGTGAGCAGGGCCGCGG
This is a stretch of genomic DNA from Streptomyces hawaiiensis. It encodes these proteins:
- a CDS encoding serine/threonine-protein kinase, translated to MARKIGSRYTAHQILGRGSAGTVWLGEGPEGPVAIKLLREDLASDQELVGRFVQERTALLGLEHPHVVSVRDLVVDGNDLALVMDLVRGTDLRTRLDRDRRLSPEAAAAIAADIADGLAAAHAAGVVHRDVKPENVLLDMQGPLGPGGSHRALLTDFGVAKLIDTPRRTKATKIIGTPDYLAPEIVEGLPPRASVDIYALATVLYELLAGFTPFGGGHPGAVLRRHVTETVVPLPGIPDELWQLLVQCLAKAPASRLRASELGARLRELLPMLTGMPPLEVDEPDTESAEEADREEQPAGPAPAGERVRRRGAVPLVPGAKPADSNRDTHTSMRVPAPDELAGGAHGTARAPRTAGAPRPGSARNRAATRRRRVALGAGAVALAAAIGVGAWLSTSGDDGSAPPQDTRNSAPQSP
- a CDS encoding serine/threonine-protein kinase, with product MRPVGSKYLLEEPLGRGATGTVWRARQRETAGAEAAVAGQPGETVAIKVLKEELAGDPDIVMRFLRERSVLLRLTHPNIVRVRDLVVEGELLALVMDLVEGPDLHRYLRENGPFTPVAAALLTAQIADALAASHADGVVHRDLKPANVLLQQYDGRMHPLLTDFGIARLADSPGLTRTQEFVGTPAYVAPESAEGRPQTSAVDIYGAGILLYELVTGRPPFAGGSALEVLHQHLSAEPRRPSTVPDPLWTIIERCLRKNPDERPSAENLARGLRVVAEGIGVHANSAQIAAAEGVGALLVPDPAPAPVPDMPGAADPTQVLPQNAGAFDPNAATSVMPHTGGPAGAADPTAVLPSRGAADPTAVMPPVPPGSPGHPGQQGQQGGPEDPHPWQNQLRAARDRNEQTQVQYLDPGQDPLRRRPQRQVARPQQQQPPHRQAPPPGPGYGHPQQQPQQYAPQPQRPQPPQRYAPPAPPAQPQQPQRPQREPRQPRQRSANPMRIPGLGCLKGCLFTVIILFVAGWLIWELSPLQEWIGTTKGYWDQLTDWFGTVTGWFEKLGGSGAN